The following coding sequences are from one Burkholderia stabilis window:
- a CDS encoding putative glycolipid-binding domain-containing protein codes for MREVRWASLEGDGVEHLAFDRSGGGIVVESAVVGQRYGRAYGLAYRVECDPHWRVTYAVLKVMGGGTLELRGDGAGHWHDGAGRALPELDGCIDIDIAATPFTNSLPIGRLGLARGERRPIDVAYISTPDLKVTPVKQAYACIEPGRRYRYEGIFRNFTAEMDIDDDGLVIDYETLFKRLPAPTAR; via the coding sequence ATGCGCGAAGTGCGTTGGGCGTCGCTAGAAGGCGATGGGGTCGAACATCTGGCGTTCGACCGGAGCGGCGGCGGGATCGTCGTCGAAAGCGCGGTGGTCGGCCAGCGCTACGGCCGGGCTTACGGGCTCGCGTATCGCGTAGAGTGCGATCCGCACTGGCGCGTGACGTATGCGGTGCTGAAGGTGATGGGCGGCGGGACGCTGGAGCTGCGCGGCGACGGCGCGGGCCACTGGCACGACGGAGCGGGCCGCGCGCTGCCGGAACTGGACGGCTGCATCGACATCGACATCGCGGCGACGCCGTTCACGAATTCGCTGCCGATCGGCCGCCTCGGGCTCGCGCGCGGCGAGCGGCGGCCGATCGACGTCGCGTACATCTCGACGCCGGACCTGAAGGTCACGCCGGTCAAGCAGGCATATGCGTGTATCGAGCCGGGCCGGCGCTACCGCTACGAAGGGATCTTCCGGAACTTCACGGCCGAGATGGACATCGACGACGACGGGCTGGTGATCGACTACGAAACGCTGTTCAAGCGCCTGCCGGCGCCGACGGCGCGCTGA
- a CDS encoding urea transporter, which translates to MPTARPASPSIDLRILLRGIGQIVLQANAFTGAMLLAALALTDLRLACAALVGSAAASMTAVLTGAERRDIEQGLHGFNGALAALVAVLFAPHPLAALALVPLAAIGAALVQRAMRAPLARWRQCPYSSPCLAVTALWLPFVALQHATGAMAGAALTLSFSSSGIALLSGVAQTTFAQGAWAGALIVGGIAAASRRAAAFAFCGAVVSTVLLLALGANGTSFADGLLGFNGALAALALMPRGARAAFAAAALAALIQWLAMRADITVLTAPFALASWITVAVSRRFTLGEPDVVIRTPS; encoded by the coding sequence ATGCCTACCGCCCGCCCCGCTTCGCCATCGATCGACCTGCGCATCCTGCTGCGCGGCATCGGGCAGATCGTACTGCAGGCGAATGCGTTCACCGGCGCGATGCTGCTCGCCGCGCTGGCGCTGACCGACTTGCGGCTCGCCTGCGCAGCGCTGGTCGGCTCGGCCGCCGCCAGCATGACCGCCGTACTGACGGGCGCGGAGCGCCGCGACATCGAACAGGGGCTGCACGGCTTCAACGGCGCGCTCGCCGCGCTGGTCGCGGTGCTGTTCGCGCCCCATCCGCTCGCCGCGCTCGCGCTGGTGCCGCTGGCCGCGATCGGTGCGGCGCTCGTGCAGCGCGCGATGCGCGCGCCGCTGGCCCGCTGGCGCCAGTGCCCGTATTCGAGCCCGTGTCTCGCCGTCACCGCGCTGTGGCTGCCGTTTGTCGCGCTGCAGCATGCAACCGGTGCGATGGCTGGCGCGGCGTTGACGCTTTCATTCTCATCGAGCGGCATCGCGCTGCTCTCGGGCGTCGCCCAGACCACTTTCGCGCAAGGCGCGTGGGCCGGCGCACTGATCGTCGGCGGCATCGCGGCCGCGTCGCGCCGCGCGGCGGCGTTCGCATTCTGCGGCGCGGTCGTGTCGACCGTGCTGCTGCTCGCGCTCGGCGCGAACGGCACATCGTTCGCCGACGGCCTGCTCGGCTTCAACGGCGCGCTGGCCGCGCTCGCGCTGATGCCGCGCGGCGCGCGCGCCGCATTCGCGGCGGCCGCACTCGCCGCGCTGATCCAGTGGCTTGCGATGCGCGCGGACATCACCGTGCTCACCGCGCCGTTCGCGCTCGCATCGTGGATCACGGTGGCCGTCTCGCGCCGCTTCACTCTCGGAGAACCCGATGTCGTCATTCGCACACCGTCCTGA
- a CDS encoding class II aldolase/adducin family protein — MSSFAHRPDAVKPGGPISDAERRLRVDLAAAYRLVALNGWDDLIYTHLSATVPGEPGHFLINPFGLTFDEVRASNLVKIDLAGNRIGDSEYAVNVTGFALHAAVHAARADAVCVMHLHNTAGIAVSIQRDGLLPASQHALRFHGDLAYHDYEALAFSPAEGARLTSSLGAKSAMLLRNHGTLTVGRTVAEAYVLMDTLIKACDIQVRAQAGGGPLVLPDPAVADRTAEQLRDGGAIEGELEWPALLRRLDRIDPSYRD, encoded by the coding sequence ATGTCGTCATTCGCACACCGTCCTGATGCCGTGAAGCCCGGCGGCCCGATCTCGGACGCCGAACGCCGCCTGCGTGTCGATCTCGCCGCCGCCTATCGGCTCGTCGCGCTGAACGGCTGGGACGACCTGATCTACACGCATCTTTCCGCGACCGTGCCCGGCGAGCCCGGCCATTTCCTGATCAATCCGTTCGGCCTCACGTTCGACGAGGTGCGCGCATCGAATCTCGTAAAGATCGACCTGGCCGGCAACCGGATCGGCGACAGCGAATACGCGGTCAACGTGACGGGCTTCGCGCTGCATGCGGCCGTGCACGCCGCGCGCGCCGATGCCGTCTGCGTGATGCATCTGCACAATACGGCCGGCATCGCCGTGTCGATCCAGCGCGACGGGCTGCTGCCCGCATCGCAGCACGCGCTGCGGTTCCACGGCGACCTCGCGTACCACGACTACGAGGCACTCGCGTTCTCGCCGGCCGAGGGCGCGCGGCTGACGTCGAGCCTCGGCGCGAAATCCGCGATGCTGCTGCGCAATCACGGCACGCTGACGGTCGGGCGCACCGTTGCCGAAGCCTATGTGCTGATGGATACGCTGATCAAGGCGTGCGATATCCAGGTGCGCGCGCAGGCAGGCGGCGGCCCGCTCGTGCTGCCCGATCCGGCCGTCGCCGATCGCACGGCCGAACAACTGCGCGACGGCGGCGCGATCGAGGGCGAACTGGAATGGCCGGCGCTGTTGCGCCGGCTCGACCGGATCGATCCGTCGTATCGCGACTGA
- a CDS encoding 4-oxalocrotonate tautomerase gives MPTFNIQLFEGRTVDQKREFVEAITRVTCETLGCAPGSVDIILTDVKKENWATAGKLWSDER, from the coding sequence ATGCCGACTTTCAATATCCAGCTGTTCGAAGGCCGCACCGTCGACCAGAAGCGCGAATTCGTCGAGGCGATCACGCGCGTCACGTGCGAGACGCTCGGCTGCGCGCCGGGCTCGGTCGACATCATCCTGACCGACGTGAAGAAAGAGAACTGGGCGACGGCCGGGAAGCTGTGGAGCGACGAGCGCTGA